The following DNA comes from Bradyrhizobium sp. SK17.
GAACACGGTGACGCGGCGGCTGTCGGCGGCTGTTGTCTCCGACATCGCCGCGCTGATCGACGTCTACAAGACCTATCCGCAGGACAAGGACCGCGCCCAGTTGCGCAGCATCGCCCAGAAGCTGCAACTGCTGGTCGACTTCCTCCCCGCCGGCGACATGCCGCCGCCGGGACCGAAGCCGTTCTTCTCGCTGCTCGACCAGACGCTCTCGGTGCAGCTCGGCCGCCAGATCAGCCGCCCGTTCTGGATCGACACCGTCGGCAAGTCCAATCTGGTCGAGATCCGCGTCCAGCTCGACGATTCGGTGATGCGGATCTTCGCGCAGCGCAGCGCGGCCTACGCCTCCAATTCGGAGATCTTCATCTTCTGGATGCTCGGCACCTCGACCATCCTGTTGATCGTCGCGGTGCTGTTCCTGCGCAACCAGATCAAGCCGATCCTGCGGCTCGCTGATGCCGCGGAAAGTTTCGGCAAGGGCCGCGAGGCGCCGAACTTCCGGCCGCGCGGCGCGCGCGAGGTGCGGCGCGCGGCGCAGGCCTTCATCGAGATGAAGGCGCGCGTCGAGCGCTCGATCGAGCAGCGCACCGCGATGCTCGCCGGCGTGTCACATGATCTGCGCACCATCCTGACCCGCTTCAAGCTCGAGCTGGCCCTGATCGGCGAAGGCCCCGAGATCGACGCGATGCGCAAGGACGTCGACGAGATGTCGATGATGCTGGAGGACTATCTCGCCTTCGCGCGCGGCGATTCCGGCGAGGTCGCGCAGCCGACCGACATGGCGCTGGCGCTGGAAGAGTTGCGCAGCGACGCCGAGCGTCACGGCCACATCGCGACCGTCGCGTTCCACGGCCTGCCGGTCGTCACGGTGAAGCCGGCCTCGTTCAAGCGCTGCCTCGCCAACCTCGTCTCCAATGCCGCCCGCCACGCCAACACGATCTCGATCACCGGCCAGCGCGACCACCGCTATCTCAACATCACGGTCGACGACGACGGCCCCGGCATCCCCGCCGCGATGCGCGAGGAAGTGTTCAAGCCGTTCCTGCGGCTCGACGATGCCCGCAACCAGGACGAAGGCGGCAGCGGGCTCGGCCTTGCGATCGCCCGCGACATCGCCCGCTCGCATGGCGGCGACATCATGCTCGGCGAAAGCCCGATGGGCGGCCTGCGCGCCGTGGTGCGGGTGCCGGTCTAGCTTACCAACGATACGACAAGGTGCCGATGACCTGACGCCGGGCGCCCGAGTAACAATAGCCGGACTGACAGGTCTGGTACTGCGTGTCGAACAGGTTGGTCGCGTTCAGACGCATGGTGGCCCCGAGCATCCGCCGGTCGAGCTTGCCCAGATCGTAATCGATCACCGCATCGAACAGCGTCGTCGCCGCATTCTGGAACGTGTTCTGGTCGTTGCCGAAGTTGGTGCCGATGTAACGGACACCGAGGCCGAGCCCGAGCCCTTCGACCGGGACGCCGGACTGGAAGGTGTATTTGCCGAACGCGGCGAAGGAATTGCGCGGGATGCCGGAGAGCTCATTGCCGGTCGTGTCGGGATTGCCCTGGTTGATGACGACGTTGAGATGGGTGTAGGCCGCGGTGAGATCGAATCCCTGCTTGAGCGCCAGCTTCGCCTCGAGCTCGACGCCCTTGGATTCGACCTGCCCGGTTGCCGCCTGGAAGGCCATGTTGCTGGGATCGGTGCGCAGCACGTTGTCCTGGGTGATGTCGAACACCGCGGCGGTCAACAGCAGTGGAACCTGCGGCATCTGGTACTTGATGCCGATCTCCTTCTGCTCGCCGGTGGTCGGCCTGAACGGCGATCCCGATACGTCGAGGCCGACCTGCGGGGCGAAGGCCGTCGCGTAGCTCACATAGGGCGCAATGCCGTTGTCGAACACGTAGGAGAGGCCCGCGCGGCCGGTGAAGGCGTTGGCCTTCTGCGTCGACGGCACGCCGTCGAGACCCGCCGTCGTGGTCTGGGAGACCCAGCTCTGGCGACCATTGAGTGTCAGGACGAAGCCGCCGAGCTTGGCCTGCTCCTGCACATAGACACCGACCTCGTCGGTGGACTGCTTGTTGAAGATCGAGAATGACGGCGTGGCAATGGCCTGGGCGCCGTAGTTCATCGTCAGCAGATTGAGGTCGGGCGCCGCTCCGTAACCGATCTTGTCGTTGTAGTAGGAATGACCGTAGTCGACGCCGAACAGCGCCGTGTTCCGGATCGCGCCGAGCATGAACTTGGCCTCGGCCTGGTTGTCGAGCGTGACGGTGTTGAAGCTGTCGAGGATCCGCCACGCGGAGCGCGAGGCCAGATTGGTGCTGCTGTCGATGGAATCGATCTGGGTGTATTTCGCGTCGACGTCGACCTGGTAGAAGCGGAAGTTCTGCCGCACCGTCCACACGTCGTCGACATTGTGCTCGAACGCGTAGCCGATCCGATACTGCTTCTGGTCCATCGCGCTGAACGCCGGATCGTTCGAATAGATGTTGGTCAATTGTCCGTCGGGCGAGCGGAAATTGCCGATGCTCGCGGCGGTCCGGCTGGTTTGATATTCGCTCAGGATGGTGAAGGACGTATCGGCGTCCGGCCGCCAGGTCAGGGCCGGCGCGATATAGGCGCGATCGTCGTCATTGCCGGGATACCAGGTCTTGGCGTCACGCAGCAGACCGGTCAGGCGGTAGTACAATTGGTCGCTGCCGGGCACCGGGCCACCGATATCGAAGCTGCCCTGGTAACGATCATAGTTGCCGGCTTGAAGCTGCACCTCGCCGAACGGCGTCATGGTCGGCCGCTTGGTGGTGACGTCGACGATGCCTCCGGGAGAGCCAAGGCCGTAGAGGCCGGAAGCCGGGCCACGCAGGATCGACACGCTGTCGAGACCCCAAGGCTCGATCTTGGGAATGGCGAAGTTGCCGCCGCCCTGGCGCAGCCCGTCGCGATAGATCCCGGTATAGGTCGCATCGAAGCCGCGGATGTAGAAACTGTCGAACCGCGGATCATAGCCGAACGCCGTCGTCGTCACGCCGGGCGTGTAGTCGACGGCATCCTTGAGCGTCTGAACGTTGCGATCCCTGAGCTCCTTTTGCGTGACCACGGAAAGCGACTGCGGCGTCTCGATCAGCGCGGTGTTGGTCTTGGTGCCCGCCGTGCTGCCGGTCGCGACATAGCCGGTCGTCGTGCCGATCGTGCCGCCGGCACCCTGCGACCGCGGAGCC
Coding sequences within:
- a CDS encoding ATP-binding protein — encoded protein: MSTLDTGLTLIKNASQRVSKANGWMGNAFKSWMPTGLYARALLIMIVPMVILQTVVAFVFMERHWNTVTRRLSAAVVSDIAALIDVYKTYPQDKDRAQLRSIAQKLQLLVDFLPAGDMPPPGPKPFFSLLDQTLSVQLGRQISRPFWIDTVGKSNLVEIRVQLDDSVMRIFAQRSAAYASNSEIFIFWMLGTSTILLIVAVLFLRNQIKPILRLADAAESFGKGREAPNFRPRGAREVRRAAQAFIEMKARVERSIEQRTAMLAGVSHDLRTILTRFKLELALIGEGPEIDAMRKDVDEMSMMLEDYLAFARGDSGEVAQPTDMALALEELRSDAERHGHIATVAFHGLPVVTVKPASFKRCLANLVSNAARHANTISITGQRDHRYLNITVDDDGPGIPAAMREEVFKPFLRLDDARNQDEGGSGLGLAIARDIARSHGGDIMLGESPMGGLRAVVRVPV
- a CDS encoding TonB-dependent siderophore receptor, which gives rise to MSTNVASAQAQSSALQNNTTALPAVTVDDPGAARKRSAVASTRRASASRAAAASRRLGAATPAQSQAPRSQGAGGTIGTTTGYVATGSTAGTKTNTALIETPQSLSVVTQKELRDRNVQTLKDAVDYTPGVTTTAFGYDPRFDSFYIRGFDATYTGIYRDGLRQGGGNFAIPKIEPWGLDSVSILRGPASGLYGLGSPGGIVDVTTKRPTMTPFGEVQLQAGNYDRYQGSFDIGGPVPGSDQLYYRLTGLLRDAKTWYPGNDDDRAYIAPALTWRPDADTSFTILSEYQTSRTAASIGNFRSPDGQLTNIYSNDPAFSAMDQKQYRIGYAFEHNVDDVWTVRQNFRFYQVDVDAKYTQIDSIDSSTNLASRSAWRILDSFNTVTLDNQAEAKFMLGAIRNTALFGVDYGHSYYNDKIGYGAAPDLNLLTMNYGAQAIATPSFSIFNKQSTDEVGVYVQEQAKLGGFVLTLNGRQSWVSQTTTAGLDGVPSTQKANAFTGRAGLSYVFDNGIAPYVSYATAFAPQVGLDVSGSPFRPTTGEQKEIGIKYQMPQVPLLLTAAVFDITQDNVLRTDPSNMAFQAATGQVESKGVELEAKLALKQGFDLTAAYTHLNVVINQGNPDTTGNELSGIPRNSFAAFGKYTFQSGVPVEGLGLGLGVRYIGTNFGNDQNTFQNAATTLFDAVIDYDLGKLDRRMLGATMRLNATNLFDTQYQTCQSGYCYSGARRQVIGTLSYRW